The genomic window TGACACATTATAGCCAATTATTATGCAGATTCTATTAAAGTGATCTGACAATTATGACACTTCTCATTGTGCAATGTTGTTCAAAAACAACCATCCAGACATTCTTATTCAGAGAAATTGCAGGTCATTGTCTTGTTTGTCTCCATCTCCCTGAATGTATAGACATGATGGGCACTAAAGAAACACGACAAAGAACATTAAAGATTTTTCACatattaaatgtacttttttactTGTTGACAACATGATGCCTGACTCACATAATCATGAGACATTTTCCACTACTCATTTGACCATTTATGTGTTCACAACGCTGGTAGTCGGGATGACTACAGAGATTAAGAGCCCTGTTAAACGTTCAGTAGTTTGAAAAATTCTCTGTGTAAAAGTTTTTGTTTGCCAGTGAAAATTGGTGCAGTGTATGTGTAGCTTTCAGTCCATTTATTCTGTGTACCTGAGTCAGATAAATGGAGGTTCATGGTGAGCCACAGTGTCTTTTCAATACTACCAatgcaaaattttaaaatctcaaTCTCACACATGATAGCTTTGAAAATCTACAGTCCAACAAGGTTTCTTTGCAATAAGGAGAAAAAGGATTCAAATCCCTCCAGGGATTCaaggttttaaaaaagtattCTCTGTCCAATCATTTCAGGATATAAAAAGTTAACTAGtgtatacttttttaaaaaatccaatcaTCTATTTAATTCTGCACAACCAGATAGACCACAACGTGCTGatttttacaaagaaaatcTTGCAATTTAAGAAACATATTGTGTATTTCATATTCATTAAGCTGCAACATCCTGGGCTGGGAACCATTTTtcaccctctgtctctccccacattatatagcgcctttcaatgtttactgtttactaacGAATAAGAAGACAGACAAAATGCCTCAAAGGAATCCACAGTAGCATTCACCAAACATAATGCTGATGCCACTAATAACTTTCTTTGTTGGGTAAAAATGCCTccaaccatgttttttttttttaaattacagacTTCATGTTCTTCTATAGGTTAACAAAATACACACCTGCAGAGTATATAGTCTACCTGGACTCCTATtatgacagaaaatgttttcattttgttacttttcttcAGTCTGTGATATATTCTCTGCTCCTGTTGCCTGACctgattcacacacatacacgcagtcatgtttccatcactttagAGGACATCACATCaccttacattcatttcctgaagacttaccctaacccctaaccctaacccctaaccctaaccctaaaccctacCTTAACCTTACATTAAGTCTTCATCCTGAAATTGAATGATTTACATCATGCAGACTTgttttttgtccccaaaagggAGGCAGATATATGTTCCCACAAGATGAGGAATATGAAcgcccacacacatgcacacgagaaaacaatcaaatacAATAGTTTCTCTGTGTAAACAGCAAGAATAAATACTGCTCTGCTGAGTGCATTGATGAATCTGAAAGTGTAAAACAGGCTGGCATCTCTGCATCCACACACCTCAGCTTTATGTGTAAATAATTCTGTTTTGTTGCTGCTCTTCACATTACCGAAGATGAAGCTCTTTGTCATCACCACAGTAACTGAATAGTAAATTACCTCCGCCATGTGACAGAAATGAATGTAATTATTGCTGCCAATTATCTATACACACTGGGATGAACAGGGAGTGCGCAGTACAGTGTAACATACCAGATCTGTCGACAAACACccacagagaaaaaagacataTTACATTACAGTGTGTATGGCGCTGTATTAATTGCAATGAAATGCTCACACAGACCCATTCTTTGGTTCTCAGCAGGGAATTTCACATCCTTTTCCTGTGGACTTTGCCACACAGAGGCACAATCAGTGCACATTTTTGTCCTAATTAAACCCCCACACTGCCCACCTCTGCTCTGTTCAGGCTGGCATCCGTAGCTGAGGCTAATTCAATTTAACACTGAGACAAAACATCTATGACgagtttacaaaaaaaaccccaaaaaaaacaaggaaattgGTGCCAGCAGTGTGTTGAATGCTGCTCGTGTCTCAAACGGCCCTGTGACACAGAGTGCATAATAACACTGGAAATACCAGAAAAGGTCACCATCTTGCTTCAAAAGAGAAAGGTCACCTTTCATTTTCCTATTCGTATTCAAAGACGATCAAAACATTTAAGTGCAGACAAACTGTTCTATGTGCAGAACCAGAAATCTGTGCAGTTTCTGGGAAGGATCCAGTCAGATTTAGAGTTTGCCCTCAGACTATAAATGACAAAGCAACACCTGACTTTCACATCGACTTAATGCTGCGTCCCCTTGGCGAGCTATAGAAGTGGCAGAAGCTGCCAGTAAGGATCACTCATATAGAGAACAACTTCTCCTGAAGCAATACTACAATGCATCCCATCCCGGTGATttgataaataatgtaaatattgcAAGATATACCCCCCTCCGagggaaaaacaacaagaaggaTGCTATTAATCCAACTCCTCCTTGTCAAGTGTCTCTGCAGCAAGTGCTTAATCATACCAACAGAGcccagagaggaaatgaaatgcATCGGTGgcactgcagctgaaaatgacaatCACCCAGTTCAGTGATGCCTCTGATGATCAGGCATATCAATGAGCTGAGAGAAAgagcctgagagagagagggacccACAGTTACCAAGAGAGAGAGTCAGCAGCACAAATGTAGGTCACTCTGCAGAATCTCTAGAAGTATCATGAAAGATTTAGGTGACTTAGAGACTGATTGGAATGAAATCAGCTCATGTCGAGAGGTTATCATGAGTCCATAGTCCTCAGCTGAAGTGTCagttttttgtcctttttttttattggtctGTTTGTCATAATATCGAGAATCTAGATGCAAGAAGAACCATGGCAACGCTGCACACTCTGTgatccagagactgaaaacactgaatatgaATGAACTGTTGAACAGTAATTACTCGTTATTaagtgattattattattaattttattaggTTTGATTTGTGAGATCACGACCCTGTTGGCCATCTCCAAGTTTAGACTGATGACTGGAGGTGAgaacattattatcattaattacTTATCAATGAATACACACAAATTAGCTTTAGGCAATGATGAGGGTAAAGCTTTATAAGAAATTGCCTTCTATGTAATGGTATGGGTGggtttaaagggtcagttcaccaaaattacaaaaaaactaattttctcATGTTACTTCCATGCTGGTTTTTTGAGATATCAATTGTTCAAGTCTTTGAAAAAGTTATCagctgctgtaattattcctcttGTCCATACTGGCCGTGAGAGTCCAGTGTGAGAGATGGAGGACCTGTGTATAAGTGGGTATTTGCCAAAGATACAGtttttttagataaaaaaaaatatctctttGTGTTACTATTGCTTCACCACAGCAAAGAAACATTGTCCTTGGAAACCCAGAGGGGGGATTTTGCACTTAGAGTCTATCCACTTAATTTGTTTAACTcagatcagataaaacaaatttTTTAATGCtctgagcaccacaaacaaaatttgaCTCATTATTTCATCTGTTATTCATTCAATTTTAATTCAGAAATCCCCTGCGATGCATTTCTCAAAACCTGgtcacataaaaccaaaactaaaagaaagtcagaacatttttttttttgcaatttgctGAACAgatgctttaaaaatgtttgatgtttacAATGCAAACTAAATATATAGTTGCTTATAGATCAGCCATGCTCTAGCAGCATACTTCGAGCTCGTGACATAATTGAGACAAATGTGGAGTTTTAGTCTCTTCTATGAAATATTTGTTATGGGGACATGTTGTAAAAATAGCATGATGTAAGAAGGAGGGCTTCTCAGACACCACAATGCGAGCAGAATTCTTTTGATTCACTCCTCTAACTCAACAACCTGCAATCCATCTTTTCACAGCAGCCTTGTCATTACCGTCATTACCATTTTACCCCCAGCTACAGAAACTAGGATGGatgagagaaggggggggggggggggggggggttgcaaaacagagagaaaacaacaagagcaagggggaaaaaagtccATCCTGACATAAAGTAATTTCTGCAATATTAGCTCTAGCTGAGGCAAAGAATATGGATGAGAACTCTGAATTGGCTTTGGCTCCACATATAAAGGTTTCATTGTGTTGGATTTAAGGTAGTGGAGTAATTTCTagtaaatacagacaaaatggCAATGGCATTTCAGCACCACTATCTCCCTGAGACACACAACAACTTACTGCAGCATCAGAAGGGAATAATAGAGTCTACCGGGCAAGAAAAGTGACAGGTACGTCTTAACAAATACATGTAGCAAAACATGTCAGTGTAAAGGTGattgtaatgtgtttttatgtcactgtgttgtggtgttttctGTTAAATTGGCTTTTagatgtgtttctttctgtgtgatTGCGACGTGCTTCTTTCTGTTTATGATTAACTTTTTAACCAAAAGGAAATGTATCAGTAAGTTCCGATTACAGCCTTAGAGATAtttcatttaatgattttttgtCAGTGGTAGCATAAAGATGTTGCAAATTAGATCATTTTCTTCATATTTGCACCACTTATATGCTTACTTGGCtctatataaaaaatatactgtGACATCTGAATCATTACAAGTCACATACAGATCCTACTTCTCCTGAATGATAAAAAGTGTTTTGGCCAAGTGAGTGGGAAGGTAGAAACTGCTTCCACAGAGATAAAGTCTCTTAAGATTATatataatgtacatttacatttttggatCGGAGCCACCTCTGTAAACAGGGTTATCCATACAGTATTATTCTTTCCACTGCCATTCACTCCTGCACTATGTCAAAGTTTGCTTATATTTCTTTTgcttgatgtattttttttagctgtatatatatttactgttaTGTGTCTTCTGTGCTGTGTTTGAGTATTTTAATAGATTCTGAGAGCTGGAGTCAAATTCTTTGAATGAGTACTTGgtcaataaacctgattctggtGTTCTCAAGAAACAAATGTGTTAAGTTTTGATCATTTCATTAaatttcaaatatatattatcTTAATCATTATTAAGCTTATTTATAATTGCCCACATAACCAGGCTCTAAAGGTTGAGATGTGAAACAATCAAGAGGAAGTCGTAAGGTTTCATTCAAATGTCATTCGGACAAAGTCTCTCTCTGTTCAGGCAATCTGTATGTGGACCTTCTTATCCACAACACCTAAAATGCTTGATAAACAGgatcattttaaattcaagttGAAACAAATTTTCAAGAGGGTTACGACATCTATGGGTTATTAAATGCCTCTCATTAGGTTTTTTATTAAACTAATGGTGCTGTGGTTTGTGACATTGGTTAATAATACATATGTGtccctataaaaaaaaatttaaaaaagaaaatacatcaaaagtttaaaagttttttgaGCTCTGATATGCAGAAACTTTGAGAAGTGAATGTCAAAGACTGATTTAAATTGCAGCTTGTTCACATCCCTCTTGGGTTCTAATGACGCTTTGAAGGTTTCTATCCTCGTCTTCCCTCTTGTGTGAAAAGACTGTGTAATATAATCTGCGAtcttgtttgacatttttgacatttgtgtctGCTTTGATGACTGCTTAACAATGGTGTTTACATCTTACTTGTTGctaagaggcttttttttttttgcttgtgctttacatcttttgttgttgtcaggTCTTTAACTAAGCCTGTATAAGTGAGCCTTTTTTACATCCCACTGAATTTACCGGTCTGGTGAGAGATCTGTCAGTTTGCCGTCTTTGTTGTAAACTCCTTTAAAGCTTTACTGTTGCCATACCCACGCTTTTACCCGCTATAAGGTCAAGTGCAACCATTACTCACGAAAAAAAGCTCCCACCTCAAAGTGTCACCTAGTGTAATTTACTGCCTAAACAAAAATGTGAGATTGTCTATCACAGCTCAAGGTAATAAAAGTTCCAGTTTTTAGACATATTTCTGTCACAAAGCCTCTGAATAGCTTATGAGCCTGTCCTGAGACTGAAGGACAGCTGGAAGAGGAGACGTTTGATGTTGtctgaaaaagtaaaatgtcaaattcatCACTTGATTCTTCATCTAGTCCCTCAGAAACAAAACTATCTTCcacaaagctttttttctccCGCAGGTTAAATGGAAAAAGGCAGGCTGACATTTTTGCCTTGTGAAGACTTTTTtattctagttttttttttattgtatcatCTTAATGTGACATACCTGTAGTGATAATAAACTGCTGTCAAATTGACCTTTTGGAAAAATAGGGACACTATAGAGCCTCCTCTGGTCTTTTTCTTTACTTGCAGCCCCTGACATCAACAACATGctgttttctggcattttacaCACAATAGCATCATCTACTGGACCAGGCTGCCTTACTGACATCACGCCACCTTCTGAAACTGTTCACTAGAGGGTGCCATATACAAATCCAACACAGAAAATGGCATCACAGTGCAccacagtgttttgtttcactgaagTCCCCATTACAGgtcataatttcttttttttccaagcagTACTTTCATAACTTTATGCGCTGTAGCAGTTAAAAGCAACTGAATGAGCCGTGGTGTCTCTCTCCATAAAGCATGTCATTTGCTGAGTTATGAGCTAAAACTATTTTGGgatttgaaaaaagaaatcGAGTGCAAATCTTAACATCTTTGAAGCAAGATTGATGaccaacagtaaaatacaattTTCCAGTCGCTGCTTAGAGGTGTTTGAAATATATAAAGACTCATTTGCTTTttcagtttatatatatatttcaggaGTGTTGTTGAAGTCCTGTGCAGGTGCCTTCACAccagaaaataacataaaaacagaagtgaAAATTATAAAATAAGTTTATTCATATAAACAACTACAAAATTCTATTAAATAGGGGTTTTTTTCCAGTGGGAGACAAATTAGATCATGTGGTATTACATTGTTTCACAAAAGCAAtatcaaaacacatacaaacagataATAAGTTAATCTGTATTCTTCACATAGCTCTTCTGTTTTGACTGAGTTTATAGAGCTCGCTCTATCTGCAAGAGGAGGCACAACTATCCTGAGAatcgcctttttttttttttttttaattaacaacagTCAAACTCACATGTGCAAGAATATTTCTAAGTTTATTCTTCACTGTGTATATTTGTTTCTTGCATACCCTCCCACACAGGAAAGTCCTGAATGGCCTCATATTTACAAAGTATCTGGGAGCTGTGAAGACTAACACTGCATAGATGATTCATTCACACCATCAGAAACATGgagtatgttttttattatttcagagcTCCCAGGGTGACTGAGTCCTTCCCTTCAGATGAGTATGTGAGTGAGGATCGTTTTGCAGTGGCGTAGGAGGCGTACGAGGGGacggaggaggtggaggagggtaAGCGGGGCAGGGTAGATGTAGAGGAAGGGAGGGGTTGCGTCTGTCTGTCAGGAGGGCCGTAGGCTGGAGAGGAGGACCTGCCTTTGCTTTgtaggctgctgctgctgctgctctgcagagGGGAGCTGGATGTTTTTGGGCCTCGAGTCAGAGACGAcgtggaggagctggagagggGTGAGGTCCTCATGCCGTAACCGAGGATACCTGTGCTCATCAGGAACTCCCGGGAGCCGTAGGCTGGGGGAGTTGGTCCACGGGAGCCCAGAGGTCGGATGTTGTCCGGTGGAAGACTCCGCCTGCTGGGGATGTCATAGATCCCCACGTCTGGGCCATACAGGGCTTGGGATCTGGCTTGTAGACGCAgcatcctctccctctcctccatctcccgTCTCTCGTGGATAGATGCCATGATGGTTTTTGAAAAGTTGTCATAGCGTGCAGCAGCAGACTTCTGAGGTGTCAAGCCCTGTGGCCCGAGATCACGGAGGCTGTCTCGGAGACTCTCTCGTATTGCCAGACCCGAAGGGGTGAGGTCTCGCGATGTTGCGCTTTGGGGTGCAAGGTCCCTTGGCATCAGCCCTTGAAAAGCAGGAGAATGGTCTCTTTGAATGAAACCTTGGAAGGAGGGTGAGGGATCCCTGGAGGTGAGACCCTGCAAAGAAGGCGAGGGGTCTCGAGGCTGAGGAGACTGTCTGGTGACACCCATAAACACGGGGCTGTAGGCGTGAGGGGCCGGCCGCTGCACCACAGTCCCATCTGTGCCCAGAGCCATGAAGTGAGGGTGGTAGCCCACCAGAGGGGCCCCTCTCTGAGTCAGGAACTGAGCGTCTGCAGGGTTGATGAGGTTATCATAAGAGAGGCTGCTGCTACTGTGGTTGGCCAGAaggctggaggaggagatgatgccCGGTGGGGGATTGGATCCAAAACTGTCAGCATGCATCGCAGGCAGCTGGGATTTGCTGCCATGGCGGTTGTTGTGTTTGAGGGTGAGCGACAGAGAATTGAGCTGCAGTGAACTGGAGAGGGTGTTGGTCTGGGCATGCAGGCTGGCTCTCGCTGGGCTCTCTTTGGACTCAGAGCGGAGGTCAGGACTTTTGTTGTTCCCTTGCTGCTCCGAAGTCTTCAGCACCTAGACAACAcaagaaataacagaaaacaatgtcTGTCAGACACAAACCAAGAGCTTGTATATTGAGGATCACACTTCTACAATGTAACAAATTCATATCAGATTGAAAAGCACCTGCTCTGGAGGAATGGGTGATGATCCTCTGGATATGGCCTCCAGGACTGGCCGTAGCTGTGGCACAGTGGGAATGGACACAGGAATGATGGATTTGGTATGATGTCCCATCTctggaaacagaaaacatagAATACAGAAACCgtacaaaaaaatgcataaattcAGCTCAGCAAGGACACCACAAAGGAGGATTTTAAATGAATCTGCAGACATAGAGCTTCTATGGTACTATACAAGTATGAAAATACTGAATCAATGCTATGTCTGGTTATCACAGTATATGTATGTCATCCTACAGTACCGTCCATGGCAGCTAGTTGGCTTTTCAGCAGGCTGTGCTCTGGTTTTGGTGGCAGCGGCGGTGGAGTTTTCATCTGTTTGATGTCTGACAGCTCGACGGCTCCCACTGAGGTCCGCTggcaggagggaaaaaaaacacaggggaGATCTAATCATATCCCTTGACAGCAGAGGTCACAATCCTttgatgatggtgtgtgtgagaaaatattaaactgcTCATGCATACTTTAATTTGAAGATCCTGGCACTGTGTCCCGTTGTCCCTGACTTTCACTGGCATCTGCCTGTCGATCTCTGGCTTGAGGAACGGAGGCTGAACATGGATGACTGTTTTCTTACAGGGCCTTGCTGTGTACCTGGTGTCACAGGACAGAGTGTTAGCCAGTAGGATTCCTGAAATGCTGAagataaagtttttttttaaaaatggcccTTACTTTGGAGAGATGGGACTGCAAACCAGATACTCCAGGTTGTTACAACAACCGCGTGTAAAAGGATTTACTCCTCCCTGAAACTTCCCAGTTACCTGTTGGAGACATGAAGATATTAACACCATTTTAAGTCCTCTATTTTAACAATTCCGCTTGTCCTGACAGTGGTTTTATACTTGGAAAATCAAACTGACTTGTTCATTGGTGGTGCGTCCTCTGGACACCAGGTACAGGTGGAATCCAGAGAGACCCAGGACCGGGATCAGAAACAGCCCTGATATACTGATCACTACCAAACTGAAATGACTGTTAAGAAAAACTCCTTCAAAATAGTTAGACAAAGGTTtaacacataaatgcacagatggatgcacacacactgattgaGTGTCTATAAGGATACGTGACAGTGCAGTGCAACTTCCACAATTCATCCATGTGGTGCAGGACGTATATGAGGCCAAAGGTGAAGACACAGATCATGTGACCTGTCAGCgacaacagaaacaggaagaagTAGCGGTAGTTTCGCCTCCCGATGCAGTTGTTCACCCACGGACAGTGATGGTCAAAGTCCTGGAGATGAGATtgtggagaaagaaaaatcattCAGTCTATGTTAAATATTAGTATCTGGTGGAATACCCACTGTGCTTTCTAATGACTCTCTGTTTAATACAGGCTGTCTGAACCCTTTTTCAAATTGCATTTCTACTGAGACTACAAAGGATCTGAGAAAAGGATTAACCTGATTAATGagatctctctccctccatcacacTCTGTCCATCATTCACTGCAGAAATCCCACTTTATTGACTCttccccctcacacacacacacaccgctgcACTCACTCTCATAAGCACGACTCAGTTTTCTCATCTGTCCATCTATGCACTCTATTTCcttatcatttttttcccccccatttAAAATTTATGTCTTTAAATCTGTCCATGCACTGACCTCCACGCAGTGATCACAGACGCTGCAGTGTGAGCAGCGCGGAGGTCTGTAGAAATGACACGACGCACACCACTTCATCCGCACTTGGACGCCCTTCACGTCCACGTTCTTGTACAGCGGAGCACGGAATTCATCATCCTTGTCCTCATCCTCGTTTGCTGGAGAGCAATAAGTGAAAAATGACGCTTCCacaaaaaaatttttaaaaaaaaggtgatcTCTCATCTGTAAGTGTAACATCACTTTGACTACTAACCCATCGGGAGCACACCAGCATCCATGAAGGTTGCCATGGTGAAGTTGGCCAGCACAAAAAGGAAGAGGATGGCACAGCATGGCGGCACAGCAGGGCAGATGGTCACAGCCAGCCATGGgcatctgaaaacacacatacacacaggacacaaaaaaagaaaaaaatgatgtcCTGTACTTGCCACTGAGTGTTCATTCAAAGCAGAATTCATGCTGTAAACAGAGTGTATAACAGTGTTTGTGAGCCTTGCAAGTATCCATCCCTTAGAAGGTTGAGGTTAACACAAATCACGGCTACAACAAAGATTTTAAGGGATAATCTTCATCCCATTTATTGTGATGGGAGTAAAAGTAATTGTTTACAGTGAAAGATAAGcgtgtattagtgtgtgttcaCCACTGCACACAACAAGGGATTAAATGACGGGGTCCCTCCTGGCAGAATGTTTCTGCACCCTGCAGTAGAAGCAAGACAATAAACCAGGTCTGGACACTTGTAAAGGGTTGAATCTGCGGattatttgtttgattatttgattaatcgtttagtctaaaaaatatcagaaattgGTCAAATTGTTTTGTTCGACCAcctgtccaaaacccaaaaatattaaatttatgaTGAGAGAAAAGCGACAAATCCTGACATTTGAAAAACCTTAAACCAGTATATATTTCACCCTGATAGATGACTTGAATAATTACTAAATTAATGTTTACTAATTAATCTTCTGTCAtttgattaatagattaattgtttCGGCAATAGACACTTGTAGTTTTCAAGTGTAACATAATGTAACGTATCACAGTTTAATATTCATGATGCCCAGCGCAAACTGTTCCTTGTGTACAAAGAAAGATGGTCGTTTGATGTTTGGTACAAACCTAAGTTAAGAACATATTGTCTGATGAAAAACAGCTACAGTGTGGAGCCTTATGTGAGGCAGCATTTAGCAAAAAGTCAAAGATGTCTGTGTGCACAGTTATGTTCAGGTACATTACCATTAACTATAGACACAGGCAGGTTTACTGCTCTCCTTGAAGAGAAAAGACTCTTTGCTACGTGATTTAAGTGAGACTGAAGACAAAGTTGGtcattatatgatgatttaagggCCACACTATTCAGTAAAATGTCCTTCATTTCTGATGAGTTTTTCTGGATGAATGATTATAAGAAAGTTGAGCTGTGTTTCAGGAAGGGAACTTTTTATGAGGCTGATTTTACTTGTAGAGCTTGGTACAGGAGACAAAGTTGTGAAAAGGGTTGTTCTTGTCTATGTTTGACATATGTTTCAACACTGCAACTGTATTTTGGTGTCTTGTAAGTCATTATGGGCACCTGTATATGCATGACAcattaactaactaactgaCTGTAGTGGCTCATTAGATGTGGAAACTGcaaaaattattgaaaaaaactcAACAGTATCACAGACTCACTGGTGATTTAGGACCACATTTATTAATCCCACCGTCACTTGTAACGTAAAAGTGTTTAGAAGATTGTAATGGCACAAGACAGTCTGGTTTActtaaaaaattcaaataatcTGCATTAACGAAATTTGCATGTTATTATGTCAGTGACCATAATAGGAAAATAGCCATAATTAAAGCTGTACAGCAATCTATGGGTCAGAAAACCTGTtgaaattggtaaaaaaaaaaaattgtgttaaATTTGATTTCTTAAGCTTTAAAAGAAGCAGTTgtcaaaaattgtgaataatACAGTAGACGCTTGTAAACAAATAACTAATGTCAACTGTCTACAAAGCTGGACAGCCTGTCAGGATTTTAACCAGTGGAGAATCTTACTGTGTATGTTTGCCCTAAAAATCTTAGAGAAccatgttttatcttttcatttgacTCTGAATGATCCTGAATGAGTGTATGATTATGTCGCTACCGTGTGAGATTAGAGGGAGGGGCAGTGTAATCAGGTTACAGtggtagacagacaggaaagatCCACTGGTTATGTGAACAGTGTTTGATTGAACATCACATGTTTAACCTATATACTGTGTGGGAATTTTTGATTTGAATAATCAGATGTTACAGCTGGGTGTGGTATCAGTATCTTTACCTCAGGTAGAGATAAAGCTATTCTCTAGGACTGTTGAATGGAAACAGTATA from Thunnus maccoyii chromosome 19, fThuMac1.1, whole genome shotgun sequence includes these protein-coding regions:
- the zdhhc8a gene encoding palmitoyltransferase ZDHHC8B isoform X2 gives rise to the protein MATFMDAGVLPMANEDEDKDDEFRAPLYKNVDVKGVQVRMKWCASCHFYRPPRCSHCSVCDHCVEDFDHHCPWVNNCIGRRNYRYFFLFLLSLTGHMICVFTFGLIYVLHHMDELWKLHCTVTLVVISISGLFLIPVLGLSGFHLYLVSRGRTTNEQVTGKFQGGVNPFTRGCCNNLEYLVCSPISPKYTARPCKKTVIHVQPPFLKPEIDRQMPVKVRDNGTQCQDLQIKRTSVGAVELSDIKQMKTPPPLPPKPEHSLLKSQLAAMDEMGHHTKSIIPVSIPTVPQLRPVLEAISRGSSPIPPEQVLKTSEQQGNNKSPDLRSESKESPARASLHAQTNTLSSSLQLNSLSLTLKHNNRHGSKSQLPAMHADSFGSNPPPGIISSSSLLANHSSSSLSYDNLINPADAQFLTQRGAPLVGYHPHFMALGTDGTVVQRPAPHAYSPVFMGVTRQSPQPRDPSPSLQGLTSRDPSPSFQGFIQRDHSPAFQGLMPRDLAPQSATSRDLTPSGLAIRESLRDSLRDLGPQGLTPQKSAAARYDNFSKTIMASIHERREMEERERMLRLQARSQALYGPDVGIYDIPSRRSLPPDNIRPLGSRGPTPPAYGSREFLMSTGILGYGMRTSPLSSSSTSSLTRGPKTSSSPLQSSSSSSLQSKGRSSSPAYGPPDRQTQPLPSSTSTLPRLPSSTSSVPSYASYATAKRSSLTYSSEGKDSVTLGALK
- the zdhhc8a gene encoding palmitoyltransferase ZDHHC8B isoform X1, with the translated sequence MPTSGADSLKPSAFIPVCTAACLLVGSTSLFFVFTCPWLAVTICPAVPPCCAILFLFVLANFTMATFMDAGVLPMANEDEDKDDEFRAPLYKNVDVKGVQVRMKWCASCHFYRPPRCSHCSVCDHCVEDFDHHCPWVNNCIGRRNYRYFFLFLLSLTGHMICVFTFGLIYVLHHMDELWKLHCTVTLVVISISGLFLIPVLGLSGFHLYLVSRGRTTNEQVTGKFQGGVNPFTRGCCNNLEYLVCSPISPKYTARPCKKTVIHVQPPFLKPEIDRQMPVKVRDNGTQCQDLQIKRTSVGAVELSDIKQMKTPPPLPPKPEHSLLKSQLAAMDEMGHHTKSIIPVSIPTVPQLRPVLEAISRGSSPIPPEQVLKTSEQQGNNKSPDLRSESKESPARASLHAQTNTLSSSLQLNSLSLTLKHNNRHGSKSQLPAMHADSFGSNPPPGIISSSSLLANHSSSSLSYDNLINPADAQFLTQRGAPLVGYHPHFMALGTDGTVVQRPAPHAYSPVFMGVTRQSPQPRDPSPSLQGLTSRDPSPSFQGFIQRDHSPAFQGLMPRDLAPQSATSRDLTPSGLAIRESLRDSLRDLGPQGLTPQKSAAARYDNFSKTIMASIHERREMEERERMLRLQARSQALYGPDVGIYDIPSRRSLPPDNIRPLGSRGPTPPAYGSREFLMSTGILGYGMRTSPLSSSSTSSLTRGPKTSSSPLQSSSSSSLQSKGRSSSPAYGPPDRQTQPLPSSTSTLPRLPSSTSSVPSYASYATAKRSSLTYSSEGKDSVTLGALK